A stretch of the Uranotaenia lowii strain MFRU-FL chromosome 3, ASM2978415v1, whole genome shotgun sequence genome encodes the following:
- the LOC129754843 gene encoding UDP-glucosyltransferase 2-like, with the protein MERRTIFPVHTTIFVALTLVTYCHGANILCLMGVPSHSHHIWNRALMEALAKQGHNLTIVSPDMETTQKPNITYIYLEKVYQAVHEGDSAVDFYEMAQQNMFLSTVTFYDYGMGMCEGIMKSKGLDIILNYPNDFKFDLVLYDFSCGPCLMGLYHKFGEPPLVGVTAFNIPPYTTDVIGGHKYPSYIPYYSLSYDSEMNFWQRLENTFIYVFDHLYRNYRFLPKTDELVRKHPAFRNVPYLPESDKKMMLLLANSHHAVDFPEPVPQNMILVGGLQLIPPKPLPQDLEKFITAAPKGAILFSLGTNVLSSDLGDERIAMFLEAMAHFPEYNFLWKFETEMRKFKLPKNLLLRKFLPQNDILAHPNIKLFMTHAGLLSTHEATWHGVPIIGIPFIADQYRNLEKSMRAKVAERLNVFSLTTNDIVQTIRKVLEDPGYRNRMQEKSALFRDQPERPLDRAIWWIEWALRHPNAKSIQSPTMKLGFWRSQSYDVVLFIVVVILAIRYLLKKLFTSDVKSSKKAKAKMN; encoded by the exons ATGGAGCGGAGGACAATATTTCCGGTTCATACAACTATCTTCGTAGCATTGACTCTAGTTACTTACTGTCATGGGGCTAATATTTTGTGTTTGATGGGCGTTCCTAGTCACAGTCATCATATCTGGAATCGTGCCCTGATGGAAGCGCTTGCCAAACAAGGACATAATCTAACGATCGTTTCTCCGGACATGGAAACAACTCAGAAGCCGAACATCACCTACATCTACCTGGAAAAGGTGTATCAGGCAGTGCACGAGGGCGATTCGGCCGttgatttttatgaaatggCTCAGCAAAATATGTTCCTCAGTACGGTCACTTTCTACGACTACGGGATGGGCATGTGCGAAGGAATTATGAAATCTAAAGGGTTGGATATAATTCTCAACTATCCGAATGATTTCAAATTCGACCTTGTGCTGTACGATTTCTCTTGTGGACCCTGCTTGATGGGACTGTATCATAAATTCGGTGAACCCCCCCTGGTTGGAGTAACTGCTTTCAATATTCCACCGTACACTACGGATGTGATTGGAGGCCACAAGTATCCATCGTACATTCCGTACTACTCGTTGTCTTACGACTCTGAAATGAATTTTTGGCAGAGATTGGAAAACACCTTCATCTATGTGTTTGATCATTT GTATCGGAACTACAGATTCCTGCCGAAAACCGACGAATTGGTGCGCAAACATCCTGCTTTCCGAAATGTTCCTTACCTTCCTGAATCAGACAAAAAGATGATGTTATTGTTGGCCAACTCCCATCATGCGGTTGATTTTCCTGAGCCAGTTCCTCAAAATATGATTCTGGTCGGCGGTCTACAGCTCATTCCACCTAAACCGTTGCCGCaagatttggaaaaatttatcaCTGCTGCACCGAAGGGAGCCATCCTCTTCTCTCTGGGGACCAATGTGTTGAGTTCGGATTTAGGCGACGAGCGGATTGCGATGTTTCTGGAGGCCATGGCTCACTTTCCGGAGTACAACTTTTTGTGGAAATTTGAGACGGAGATGCGGAAGTTCAAGCTACCAAAGAATCTTTTGTTGAGGAAATTTTTGCCTCAAAATGATATTCTGGCCCATCCCAATATCAAACTGTTTATGACCCATGCGGGATTGTTGAGTACTCACGAAGCTACATGGCATGGTGTTCCAATCATTGGGATCCCCTTTATTGCCGATCAATATCGG AACCTAGAAAAATCCATGCGTGCCAAGGTGGCAGAGCGGTTGAACGTGTTTTCCCTCACCACCAATGATATTGTGCAAACCATCCGGAAGGTTCTCGAAGACCCGGGCTATCGGAATCGTATGCAGGAGAAGTCGGCTTTGTTCCGTGACCAACCGGAGAGGCCGCTGGATCGGGCCATATGGTGGATCGAGTGGGCTCTCAGACACCCGAATGCCAAAAGCATTCAATCTCCCACGATGAAGTTGGGCTTCTGGAGAAGCCAATCCTACGATGTCGTTCTGTTCATCGTTGTTGTCATCCTTGCCATACGTTACCTACTCAAGAAACTGTTCACTTCGGATGTTAAAAGCAGTAAGAAAGCGAAGGCAAAAATGAACTAA
- the LOC129752863 gene encoding uncharacterized protein LOC129752863 produces MDAEQNIRVCQERVHTLLDQLKTAYKAADYQFMRQAISRLIHYRDRLAIVEPTSKLEDMYKTLTLLVQCSLENIEDVLNNPRKKVSGQVLSASEDYGAAAVDLSASRAESSRTGTIPKASRDRIAASSNQLVDIGKEQPARSASQSEANSFSSGRESTYLGNSPWVSGVAAVEEPVSRRHLQRQLLSDRERNVHESQQAASYLRGAEERNFGSQPQQFSRHRAARSSEKLGFQEDDSAPPPYASREAGESFARNEYSRLRDELLERYMRREQEANQQRRWEDRRSSSKAIHNWQIFYKGERDGASLNEFIQSVEVFALSEEVPEQVLLQNIKHLLKGDALKWYARAFLRGDLRSWGDFKRLIRGEFLPSSYAYILRAEAYHRLQGEQETFSDFFADISTLFSYANPPATDREKLFIIKKNMNSTYAPVAAAQQAASVEQLVEACKEFDELRKLQQLQRRMLLPAASLLEPSLATPVPVQRANRSAPMNQRYGRVNVLEEMNSRRNEEAVSSYGESSVINSSNKVEDRLEELIHQVDALRVRFERREQNTTNTRENQSRPAVSGQEQPEPTSELPKLPSSFGKRPGGELVTEGPNSSPCFDDPSQIPDFNNINSLVINLNNDNRPHAVFEVLGKSITGLLDSGANCSLLGGSCVQLVEQLKLRKGSLAGGIKTADGTEHHFQTFVRLPIAYNGKTRVIPVLLLPTLPDCVILGMNFWNEFGVKAICCSMKLQGEVQGNDEEEVNSNFDSNVTSKRHQQKQLLPEQSVILEATVANFPTATEGRLGRTNLYTHRIEIGEAQPKKQRYYVMSKYVLDEVNKEIDRMIKLDVIEEARFSPWNNPLVAVKKKTGQYRVCLDARHLNSIMINEGYPIPQIAAIMNNLSGCKFISSIDLKDAFWQIPLETASRQLTAFTVPQRGHFQFKVVPFGLCTASQGLERVMVTIFADMEPKVFHYLDDIIVCSETFEEHIKLLEEVAKRLRAANLTISAEKSCFCRKEIKYLGYVLNEEGWMVDPEKTSCVVNFPIPTTRKEVQRFIGMCNWYRRFVADFSEIATPLTELTKTKHKFRWTVEAEEAFLRLKSALVSTPILAPPDYTKQFAIACDASDVAIGAVLTQETDGQEHPICYFSQKLSTAERKYSVTQRECLAVIRAIEKFRGYVEGVHFIVYCDHSALSYLKTMKNPTALMCRWLLRLNAFDFEIRYRKGSVNVVPDTLSRMVASVTFTQGSNADDWYARMKQNVKETPNKFADFQIIQDELYKNCTSKDDAGNTTHRWKKAVPKENRVEIMRKFHDAPSAAHLGFQKTLQKIQVHFYWPKMREEVSRYVKQCKVCKGSKAANSKMMPQMGKLKPARTPWELISIDFVGPLTRSRSGNTVMLVVVDWVTKYIVVHPMKSADSCKMVEFLENQVFLKFSRPRIILSDNGKQFISSAFKSLLSKHNIQHMLTAYYCPMVNNAERVNRVLVTCIRSLIDEDHRTWDEHLPAICAAINSAKHEVTGTSPHVANFGRELILHTDLYTQEGLNTDEDPKIALDIRLSTIRRIQEFVMKRIRNNHAKSKERYDLRKRTVIFNVGDLVWRRTFTQSSKVDHINRKLDPKFLPAIVKAVLGTNLYTLEDVSTGKRGQYHAKDIKAD; encoded by the exons ATGGATGCGGAGCAAAATATTCGTGTCTGTCAAGAACGCGTACATACTTTGCTTGATCAATTAAAAACGGCCTACAAAGCAGCCGATTATCAGTTTATGCGTCAAGCCATTTCGCGTCTGATTCATTATCGGGATCGTCTAGCGATAGTTGAACCAACATCAAAGCTAGAAGACATGTATAAAACTCTCACTCTTCTGGTTCAATGTTCATTAGAGAACATTGAAGACGTGTTAAATAATCCGCGAAAGAAAGTAAGTGGACAAGTGCTAAGTGCTAGTGAGGATTATGGTGCAGCAGCAGTGGATCTGAGCGCATCCCGAGCCGAGTCGAGCAGAACAGGAACCATTCCAAAAGCTTCGAGGGACAGGATCGCAGCCAGCTCGAATCAGCTAGTCGACATCGGAAAGGAGCAGCCAGCTCGCAGTGCATCGCAGTCGGAGGCCAACTCATTCAGTTCAGGACGCGAAAGCACGTACTTAGGGAATTCACCATGGGTGAGCGGAGTTGCCGCAGTTGAAGAACCAGTTTCGAGGAGACATCTGCAGAGGCAACTGCTTTCAGACCGAGAGCGCAACGTGCACGAATCGCAGCAGGCAGCATCATACCTGCGCGGCGCTGAAGAACGTAATTTTGGGTCACAGCCACAACAGTTTAGTCGTCATCGTGCAGCTAGAAGCAGCGAGAAGCTTGGGTTTCAGGAAGACGACTCTGCTCCGCCACCGTACGCTTCAAGAGAAGCGGGAGAGTCATTTGCGAGGAATGAGTACAGCCGTTTAAGAGATGAATTACTGGAGCGATATATGCGACGTGAACAGGAAGCAAACCAACAACGGCGCTGGGAAGACCGACGTTCTTCGAGCAAGGCGATTCACAATTGGCAGATTTTCTACAAAGGTGAGAGGGATGGCGCGTCGTTGAACGAATTTATTCAAAGCGTGGAGGTGTTCGCATTGTCAGAAGAGGTTCCGGAGCAAGTTTTGTTGCAGAACATCAAGCACTTATTGAAAGGTGATGCTTTAAAGTGGTACGCGAGAGCATTCTTGAGAGGCGATTTGAGATCCTGGGGTGATTTCAAGCGGTTAATCCGGGGAGAGTTCCTACCAAGCAGCTACGCATACATTTTGAGGGCTGAGGCATATCATCGGCTCCAAGGGGAGCAAGAAACTTTTAGTGACTTCTTCGCAGACATTTCTACACTGTTCAGCTATGCAAATCCTCCCGCAACGGATAGAGAGAAAttgtttataataaaaaagaacatgAATTCTACGTACGCTCCGGTAGCAGCAGCACAGCAAGCAGCTTCGGTTGAACAACTGGTAGAAGCATGTAAGGAATTCGACGAGCTCAGAAAGCTCCAACAGCTGCAGCGGCGAATGCTACTTCCGGCAGCATCGCTGTTAGAACCATCGCTCGCTACGCCAGTGCCAGTACAACGCGCTAATCGCAGTGCTCCGATGAATCAGCGCTACGGAAGAGTCAATGTGCTAGAAGAAATGAACAGTCGCAGAAATGAAGAAGCAGTGAGTTCATACGGTGAATCGTCGGTGATCAACAGTAGCAACAAGGTGGAAGATCGTTTGGAGGAACTGATTCATCAGGTCGACGCATTGAGGGTGAGATTTGAACGCAGGGAGCAAAACACTACAAACACGCGGGAAAATCAATCGCGACCGGCCGTGTCCGGTCAGGAGCAACCAGAACCAACGAGC GAGCTGCCCAAGTTGCCGTCATCGTTCGGGAAACGCCCCGGCGGGGAACTAGTAACGGAGGGACCAAATTCCTCGCCATGTTTTGATGATCCTTCCCAAATACCGGATTTCAACAACATCAACTCTTTAGTCATCAATCTAAACAACGACAATCGACCGCATGCAGTATTCGAAGTCCTGGGAAAAAGCATCACTGGTCTGTTAGATAGCGGGGCGAACTGCTCGCTTCTCGGAGGAAGCTGTGTACAGCTAGTGGAGCAGCTAAAATTGCGGAAAGGATCGTTGGCTGGAGGAATTAAGACTGCAGATGGAACGGAGCATCATTTCCAAACGTTTGTTCGTCTACCTATTGCTTACAATGGAAAGACCCGAGTAATCCCAGTATTGCTTTTACCGACCCTGCCGGATTGCGTGATTCTGGGGATGAACTTTTGGAATGAATTCGGAGTCAAGGCCATATGTTGTAGCATGAAATTACAAGGTGAAGTCCAGGGCAACGATGAAGAGGAGGTCAACAGTAACTTCGACAGCAACGTAACGAGCAAGAGACATCAACAGAAGCAGTTGTTGCCGGAACAATCAGTCATCCTAGAAGCAACAGTAGCAAACTTCCCTACAGCAACGGAAGGTCGTCTGGGTCGCACGAATCTATACACACACCGCATTGAAATCGGGGAAGCGCAACCGAAAAAGCAGCGTTACTATGTGATGTCGAAATACGTGTTGGACGAGGTAAACAAGGAAATAGACCGAATGATAAAGCTGGACGTGATAGAAGAAGCTCGCTTTTCGCCGTGGAACAACCCGCTGGTAGCCGTGAAAAAGAAAACGGGTCAGTATAGAGTATGTCTAGATGCTCGCCACCTAAATTCCATTATGATCAACGAAGGTTATCCAATCCCGCAGATTGCAGCTATCATGAATAACCTCAGCGGTTGCAAGTTCATTTCATCGATTGATCTAAAGGACGCATTTTGGCAAATACCTCTGGAAACAGCTTCAAGGCAACTTACGGCTTTTACGGTACCTCAGCGCGGCCACTTCCAGTTTAAGGTGGTGCCGTTCGGATTGTGCACCGCTAGCCAAGGACTGGAGAGAGTAATGGTTACCATCTTCGCGGATATGGAACCAAAGGTCTTCCACTACCTTGACGACATTATTGTGTGTTCGGAGACCTTTGAAGAGCATATAAAGTTACTTGAAGAAGTGGCCAAAAGACTTCGTGCGGCTAATCTGACAATTTCTGCTGAAAAATCCTGTTTCTGtaggaaagaaataaaataccTGGGATATGTATTAAACGAAGAGGGCTGGATGGTGGATCCGGAAAAAACAAGCTGCGTAGTCAATTTCCCGATTCCAACAACCAGGAAAGAGGTGCAGCGCTTCATCGGCATGTGCAACTGGTATCGTCGGTTTGTAGCTGACTTCTCGGAGATAGCGACGCCTCTCACGGAACtcaccaaaacaaaacacaaatttcggTGGACGGTTGAAGCGGAAGAAGCATTTCTACGACTCAAATCAGCCTTGGTTTCGACGCCGATTCTTGCGCCACCGGATTACACGAAGCAGTTCGCGATCGCTTGCGATGCGAGTGATGTAGCGATTGGAGCAGTACTTACTCAAGAAACTGATGGTCAAGAGCATCCAATATGCTACTTCTCACAAAAATTATCGACAGCAGAGCGGAAATATTCGGTAACGCAGCGAGAGTGTTTGGCAGTAATCAGAGCCATCGAGAAATTCAGAGGATACGTAGAAGGCGTTCATTTCATCGTGTATTGTGACCACTCTGCCCTCAGTTACCTCAAAACGATGAAGAATCCTACAGCGCTGATGTGCAGATGGCTGCTACGACTCAATGCTTTTGATTTTGAGATTCGCTACCGAAAGGGATCGGTAAATGTGGTTCCAGACACCCTgtccaggatggtggcttcagtAACATTCACTCAAGGTTCAAATGCAGATGACTGGTATGCTAGAATGAAGCAGAACGTTAAAGAAACGCCGAACAAGTTCGCCGACTTTCAGATCATTCAGGACGAGTTGTATAAGAATTGTACCTCCAAGGATGACGCCGGGAACACTACGCATCGTTGGAAGAAAGCAGTACCCAAGGAAAATCGTGTCGAAATCATGCGGAAATTCCACGACGCACCTTCAGCCGCGCATCTGGGATTTCAAAAGACTTTGCAGAAAATTCAGGTACACTTCTACTGGCCGAAGATGAGAGAAGAGGTTTCACGGTACGTCAAGCAGTGCAAGGTTTGCAAAGGTAGCAAAGCTGCAAACTCCAAGATGATGCCTCAAATGGGGAAGCTGAAGCCAGCACGCACCCCATGGGAACTAATCTCCATAGATTTTGTCGGTCCTTTAACACGCTCACGTTCTGGTAACACGGTTATGCTTGTCGTGGTGGATTGGGTTACCAAGTATATCGTCGTTCATCCGATGAAATCAGCGGATTCTTGCAAGATGGTGGAGTTCCTCGAGAATCAAGTCTTCCTGAAATTCTCACGTCCAAGAATAATCCTTTCAGACAACGGAAAACAGTTCATCTCCTCTGCCTTTAAATCTCTTTTGAGCAAGCACAACATACAGCACATGCTGACGGCGTATTATTGTCCTATGGTGAATAACGCAGAGAGAGTCAATCGAGTCTTGGTAACCTGCATACGATCGTTGATAGACGAGGATCATCGGACCTGGGACGAGCATCTGCCTGCAATTTGCGCAGCCATCAACAGCGCCAAGCATGAAGTAACGGGAACCAGTCCGCACGTCGCAAATTTTGGAAGAGAACTAATCCTGCACACCGATTTGTACACTCAGGAAGGTCTGAACACCGACGAAGATCCAAAAATCGCTCTGGATATCCGTTTATCCACGATCAGGCGCATACAGGAGTTTGTGATGAAACGAATCCGAAACAACCATGCGAAGTCGAAGGAGCGGTATGATTTACGAAAGAGAACTGTGATATTTAACGTAGGAGATCTGGTATGGCGAAGAACTTTTACCCAGTCGTCTAAGGTGGATCACATAAATCGTAAACTAGATCCGAAATTCCTGCCAGCGATAGTGAAAGCAGTACTTGGTACCAACCTGTACACTCTTGAAGATGTGTCAACCGGGAAACGTGGTCAGTACCACGCTAAGGATATCAAAGCGGACTAA
- the LOC129755705 gene encoding UDP-glucosyltransferase 2-like translates to MAKTLLWLLLAVGQLTHHVFGANILCLFGVASPSHHIWNRSIIDALAAKGHNVTVISADVEKSPQQNVHYIELEETYPTLYSGAHAISLVEMANENLFSSIRSFYKDFVILECEGLLKSKGMDEIKNYPDDFKFDLVLYDMTCGGCLLGLLHKFKYPPLVSVTPFNNPPYVTDVIGGHKYYAYVPFYSLSYGSDMSFYQRVHNTLLHVFDYLYRTYSSNPLLDKMVRDYFKYDDLPYVPDLEKRSKLILVNAHYSIDFPEPAPPNLIPVGGLQIKEPKALPKDLEEFINAGRKGTVLFSLGTNVRTEDLGTEKQQMFIDGMRQMPDYNFLWKIDTETTGLKLPKNAIIRKWLPQNDILAHPKIKGFITHAGLLSTHEATWHGVPMIGIPFIADQHRNLEKCIRLGVAERITFQTMTTEQFRETVKHVLESSKYVTNMKRISTLFRDQPEKPLTRAVWWIEWALRHPAENSLESPVLKLGFLRSNLVDVVLFLALLPVGFFLVLKNVFCNQTNSTVSRERKNK, encoded by the exons ATGGCCAAGACATTGTTGTGGCTTTTGTTGGCCGTAGGACAACTTACTCACCATGTCTTTGGGGCTAATATCCTGTGTCTTTTCGGAGTCGCGAGTCCCAGTCATCACATTTG GAATCGGTCAATAATTGATGCTTTGGCTGCCAAAGGACACAATGTAACAGTCATTTCTGCGGATGTGGAAAAATCTCCCCAGCAAAATGTCCACTACATCGAACTGGAAGAAACTTACCCCACACTTTACTCCGGAGCGCATGCCATCAGTCTAGTGGAAATGGCCAAtgagaatttattttcatccattAGATCATTCTACAAGGATTTTGTTATTCTGGAGTGTGAAG GTCTTTTGAAATCCAAGGGTATGGACGAAATAAAAAACTATCCAGATGATTTTAAATTCGATCTGGTTCTGTACGACATGACATGTGGTGGCTGTTTGCTGGGTCTCTTGCACAAATTCAAATATCCTCCACTGGTGAGTGTAACGCCGTTTAACAATCCTCCCTACGTTACGGACGTTATTGGTGGACATAAATATTACGCATATGTACCGTTCTACTCTCTGAGCTATGGAAGTGATATGTCATTCTACCAGCGCGTGCACAATACTCTACTACATGTGTTTGACTATCT ATACCGTACATACTCTAGCAATCCGCTTCTAGATAAGATGGTTCGTGATTATTTTAAGTACGACGATTTACCATATGTACCTGATCTTGAAAAACGGTCCAAATTGATCCTGGTAAATGCTCATTACTCTATCGATTTCCCCGAGCCAGCTCCCCCGAATCTTATTCCCGTTGGAGGTCTGCAGATCAAGGAACCAAAGGCGTTACCCAAAGACCTTGAGGAATTCATAAATGCTGGTCGCAAAGGCACTGTTTTGTTCTCACTCGGGACAAACGTAAGGACGGAAGATTTGGGTACCGAAAAGCAGCAAATGTTCATCGATGGCATGCGTCAGATGCCAGATTACAATTTCCTCTGGAAAATTGACACTGAAACCACAGGTCTGAAGCTCCCTAAAAATGCCATCATTCGTAAATGGCTACCGCAGAACGATATCTTGGCTCATCCTAAAATTAAAGGGTTCATAACGCATGCGGGACTGTTGAGCACACACGAAGCCACGTGGCACGGCGTTCCGATGATTGGAATACCGTTCATAGCTGATCAGCATCGG AACCTCGAGAAATGCATCCGCCTGGGAGTGGCCGAGCGTATTACCTTCCAGACGATGACCACGGAACAGTTCCGCGAAACGGTAAAACACGTACTGGAATCGAGCAAATATGTCACCAACATGAAGCGGATATCGACACTTTTCCGGGATCAACCGGAGAAGCCGCTGACGCGGGCCGTTTGGTGGATCGAATGGGCACTTCGTCATCCCGCCGAGAACAGCCTGGAATCACCGGTGCTGAAGCTAGGATTCCTGAGAAGTAATTTGGTGGATGTTGTGCTGTTCCTTGCATTACTTCCGGTTGGCTTTTTCTTGGtgttgaaaaatgtgttttgtaatcaaacaaactCTACTGTTAGTagggaaagaaaaaacaaataa